Below is a window of Micromonospora chersina DNA.
GATGTGGTGGGTCGCCCCGGGGCCCTAGCGTACGGAGCATGACGGAACTGCTGGCCCAGGTCGGGGAGCTGCCCACCACCCTGCTGATGGGGATGCTGGGCATGGTCATGCTCGCCGACGCCGTACCCCTGCTCGGGGTGCTGGTGCCCGGCGACGCCGCGGTCCTCGCCGCCGTCGGCGCGGGCCGGCCCGCCACCGGCGTGGCGACCGTCGTGGCGGTGGTGGCCGGCTGCCTCGCCGGCTGGTCGCTGAGCTTCCTGGCCGGGCGGCGCTGGGGCGAGCGGCTGCGGCACAGCCGCCTGGGTGACTGGATCGGCGAGCCGCGCTGGGCCGCCGCCGAGGCGCTGCTGCGCCGCGGCGGCGGGCGGATGGTCCTGGTGGCGCCGTTCCTGCCGGTGTTCAACGCGCTGCTGCCGCTGGCCGCCGGCGGGCTGCGGATGTCCTACCGGCGTTTCGCGGCCTGCGCGACGCTCGGCGCGACCCTCTGGGCCGGCCTCTACGTGGCTCTCGGCATCACGGCGCGGGCGCTGACCGGGCTGCTGCCCGGCGCGCCGAACCCGACAGTGCTCACCATGGCGGTCGGCCTGCTGCTGGCCGGCCCGGTGCTGCTCGGCACCCGGCACCGGCTGCGGGCGGTGACCGGCGCGAACGCCGGCTGAGCGGGCCGGCCCGCCGCGGTCACCAGCCCCGGGCCCGCCACTGCGGCAGCGCGGGGCGTTCGGCGCCGAGCGTGCTGTCCTTGCCGTGGCCCGGGTAGAACCAGGTCTCGTCGGGCAACCGGTCGAAGAGCTTCCGCTCCACGTCGTCGATGAGCTGGCCGAACCGCTCCGGGTCCTTCTCCGTGTTGCCGACCCCGCCGGGGAAGAGCGAGTCCCCGGTGAACAGGTGCGGCACGCCGGACGGGTCGCGGTAGAGCAGCGCGATCGAACCGGGGGTGTGCCCCTTGAGGTGGATCACCTCCAGCGCGCAGTCGCCGACCGGCACGGTGTCGCCCTCGCGCAGCGGCTCGGCGTCGATGGGCAGCCCCTCGGCGTCGTCGGCGTGCACCAGCGGGCGGGCCCCGGTCTTGGCGACCACCTCCTCCAGGGCGACCCAGTGGTCCATGTGCCGGTGGGTCGTGACGACCGCGGCCAGCCCGCCGTCGCCGATGAGGTCGAGCAGGCGGGGCGCCTCGTTCGCCGCGTCGATCAGCACCTGCTCGCCGGTCTCCCGGCAGCGCAGGAGGTAGGCGTTGTTGTCCATGGGGCCCACCGACAGCTTGCTGATGGTGAGCCGGTCGAGCTCGCGCACGGCCGGCGCACCGCCGGGCGTGACGTCTCCGCTGTAGGTCATGACGGGGTTCAGATCCATTCCGGTGGAGTCGGCAGGGGACCGTCGGGAGTGACGGTGAGCACCTCGCCCGCGCTGCGGCCGGTCAGCCAGGCCGCGAGTTCCGGCGCGGGGCCGGTGACCGTGGGCGCCCCCTCGGGATCGCCCACGACGAGTTCGTGCCGGACGCCGTCGAAGCGCAGCACCATGGCCGGCGCCGTCGGCTTGCCGGCCAGGCCGGCCGCCACCTCGTGCAGCAGCCGCTGGGCGAACGCGTCCGGCCAGTCGGCCGGCCGGTAGCCGGCGCCCAGGTCGACGTGGTGCACCTCGACCTCGCGCAGCCGGCCCCAGACCAGCATCGCCGCAGGCCAGGGGCCGCGCCGGGTCTGCACTGTGGCGCCCCACGCCTCGACCGGCATCTCGGCGACGGCCGCGGTGAACCGCTGGGCGCTGCGGCGCAGGTCGTCCATGAGGTCCGCCGGCCCCCGGCCGGCCCCGGCCTCGATGTCGGCGGACCGGGCCTCGGGGCTGGCGTACATCGGGATGTCCTCGCCCGTGCGGGCGGAGGTGAGCAGGTTCACGAACGCGTCGGCGTTGCGGGCCAGGTGGGTCAGGACGTGGCCGCGGGTCCAGCCCGGCAGCAGGGACGGCGCGGCGACGTCGTGGTTGCCCAGGGCGGCCACGGTACGCAGCAGCCGGGCGGTCGCCTCGTCCAGCTCGCCGGTCAGCAGGAGGGGATCGCTCGTCACGCCTTGGACCCTAGCGGTACGCCGCCGCCGCGTCGCCGCGGAAATCGCTTTCGGCGCGTCGGCGCGACCCCTACCGTCTGGGCCGACGGCTTCACGTCACGGCGCGGCGTCAGACCCGCCGGGCCGACGCCGTCGCAGGACGCGGGCACCGGGAGTCGGAGCGGGGGTGGTGAGCATGCCGGTCGTTGCACGCGTGTTCCACCACGAACCCCCTCGACACCGATAGGGACACCATGACCATCGATCTGACCGCCCTCGGCTGGGACGCCGACCGGGCGGCGTACCTCAATCCACGCGCCGACCGCCGGCCGGGCCGGGTGGCCCGCGTCGACCGCGGCGTCTGCACCGTGCTCCGCCCGGAGGGGCCCGTCCGGGCCAGCCTGGGCGGCGGGTTGCTGGCCGCCGCGGCCCGCGACCTGACCGCGCTGCCCTGCGCCGGCGACTGGGTCCTGCTGGCCACCTGGCCGGACGGGCCGGTCACGGTGGAGACCGTGCTGCCCCGCCGCACCGCGCTCATCCGGCGCACCGCCGGCAAGGACGCCAGCGGCCAGGTGCTGGCCGCCAACCTCGACGCCGCCGCGGTGGTCGAGCCGGTGCACCCCGCGCCGGACGCCGCCCGCATCGAGCGGCTGCTCTCCCTGGCCCACGAGTCCGGCGCCGAGCCGCTCGTCGTGCTCACCAAGGCCGACCTGGCCCCTGACCCGGGGGCGGTGGCCCGGCAGCTCGCCGACCTGGCGCCCGGGGTGCCGGTGCTGCCGGTCAGCGCCGAACGCGGCGCCGGGCTGGAGCCGCTGCGCCGGTACGTCGCGCCGGGGCGCACCCTCGGCCTGCTCGGGCCCTCCGGCGCGGGCAAGTCGAGCCTGGTCAACGCCCTGGCCGGGGCCGACGTGATGCGC
It encodes the following:
- a CDS encoding DedA family protein, producing MTELLAQVGELPTTLLMGMLGMVMLADAVPLLGVLVPGDAAVLAAVGAGRPATGVATVVAVVAGCLAGWSLSFLAGRRWGERLRHSRLGDWIGEPRWAAAEALLRRGGGRMVLVAPFLPVFNALLPLAAGGLRMSYRRFAACATLGATLWAGLYVALGITARALTGLLPGAPNPTVLTMAVGLLLAGPVLLGTRHRLRAVTGANAG
- a CDS encoding maleylpyruvate isomerase family mycothiol-dependent enzyme, giving the protein MTSDPLLLTGELDEATARLLRTVAALGNHDVAAPSLLPGWTRGHVLTHLARNADAFVNLLTSARTGEDIPMYASPEARSADIEAGAGRGPADLMDDLRRSAQRFTAAVAEMPVEAWGATVQTRRGPWPAAMLVWGRLREVEVHHVDLGAGYRPADWPDAFAQRLLHEVAAGLAGKPTAPAMVLRFDGVRHELVVGDPEGAPTVTGPAPELAAWLTGRSAGEVLTVTPDGPLPTPPEWI
- the rsgA gene encoding ribosome small subunit-dependent GTPase A translates to MTIDLTALGWDADRAAYLNPRADRRPGRVARVDRGVCTVLRPEGPVRASLGGGLLAAAARDLTALPCAGDWVLLATWPDGPVTVETVLPRRTALIRRTAGKDASGQVLAANLDAAAVVEPVHPAPDAARIERLLSLAHESGAEPLVVLTKADLAPDPGAVARQLADLAPGVPVLPVSAERGAGLEPLRRYVAPGRTLGLLGPSGAGKSSLVNALAGADVMRTQAIRRSDGKGRHTTTWRALVPIPGGGAVLDTPGVRAVGLLDGTAGLDLAFADIAELAAGCRYADCSHEAEPACAVRAALDSGELPVRRWENWRRLQREVAYESRRREVRLAAERRGGWRGGRRRTGRPATPPAPGAL
- a CDS encoding MBL fold metallo-hydrolase, whose product is MTYSGDVTPGGAPAVRELDRLTISKLSVGPMDNNAYLLRCRETGEQVLIDAANEAPRLLDLIGDGGLAAVVTTHRHMDHWVALEEVVAKTGARPLVHADDAEGLPIDAEPLREGDTVPVGDCALEVIHLKGHTPGSIALLYRDPSGVPHLFTGDSLFPGGVGNTEKDPERFGQLIDDVERKLFDRLPDETWFYPGHGKDSTLGAERPALPQWRARGW